A segment of the Paracoccus suum genome:
ATGTTCAGATCCGCCACGGTAAAGCGCTCGCCCACCAGATGCCCGCGGGCGGCCAGATGGTTTTCCACCACGGTCATCGGCCGCACCAAGCGCTCGGCAGCCTCGGCCACGATGCCGGCGTCGGCGCCGTCCTGCGCCTGACCGGGGCGATGCAGCTTGAGCAGGGTCAGCGCGTCCTCCTCAATGGCGGTGGCACCGTAGAAGGCCCACTGGGTCATCAAGGCGGCCTCGGCCTCGTCCGCCGGACCGATCGGCGCGCCGGCGCGGCCGGCCAGATACAGCGTGCAGGCGAGGCTTTCCGACAGCACCAGGCCGTCGTCATCCATCACCGGCACCGCGCCGGCCGGCGAGAGGCGCAGAAACTCGGGCGAGAGGGTGTTCAGCGGCGCGTCATCCGCGGTCGGATCCGCCAGGCGGTACGCCTGGATCACCGGCACATGGCGGAAGGGTAGGTCCAGCTCATGGCAGAGCCAGATGATGCGCGAGGCGCGCGAGCGGGCGACGCCGTAGAGGGTAAGCATTGAGGCCTCCGTTGCCGTGATCGCGCCACGCTATGCGGTTGCCGCGGGCGGGGGAAGCGCCGGCTTGGGGACGGCGCGAGGCGGCTAGAGGTAGTCGTCGATGCCGCTGCCGCTCACCTCGGCGACATTGGCAAACCCCTCGCGCGCCAGCCGCTCGTCCAGCGCCTCGGCGATGCGGGGCGCCAGCGACAGGCCCTGATAGACGAGGGCGGAATAGAGCTGCACCGCGGACGCACCGGCGCGCAGCTTGTCCCAGGCGTCCTCGGCCGAGGTGACGCCGCCGACGCCGATCAGCGGGATGCGCCCCGCCGTCAACCGGGCTAGGCGGGCGAGAATGGCGGTCGAGCGACCGAGCAGAGGCGCGCCGGACAGGCCGCCGGCCTCGGCAGCATGGGGTC
Coding sequences within it:
- a CDS encoding glutathione S-transferase family protein; protein product: MLTLYGVARSRASRIIWLCHELDLPFRHVPVIQAYRLADPTADDAPLNTLSPEFLRLSPAGAVPVMDDDGLVLSESLACTLYLAGRAGAPIGPADEAEAALMTQWAFYGATAIEEDALTLLKLHRPGQAQDGADAGIVAEAAERLVRPMTVVENHLAARGHLVGERFTVADLNMAEIIRYAKGYGPLMAQFPAITAWLANCQARPAFEKMWQMRLAEPE